In Streptomyces asoensis, a single genomic region encodes these proteins:
- a CDS encoding methyltransferase yields the protein MTRSDGYLLDNRQPEAAERFDAFAALFDPTTFRHLEGLGIGPGWRCWEAGAGGTSVVSWLAKKVGPTGKVLATDLDTSLLTAVARPPVEVRVHDLGTEEPPMDGFDLVHARLVLVHVPDRERALRSMVASLRPGGRILIEDGDPALQPLLCPDEYGPEQQLANRLRHGFRTLLAGRGADLSYGRKLPRLLREAGLSRVEADAYFPVTSPDCAALETATVRQIRGRLVEADLATDEDIDRHLANVAAGGMDLATAPLISAWGRKG from the coding sequence ATGACGCGATCCGACGGGTACCTCCTCGACAACCGGCAGCCCGAGGCTGCGGAACGCTTCGACGCCTTCGCCGCCCTCTTCGACCCCACGACCTTCCGTCACCTCGAAGGCCTGGGGATCGGGCCCGGCTGGCGCTGCTGGGAGGCGGGCGCCGGGGGGACGTCCGTGGTGTCCTGGCTGGCGAAGAAGGTCGGTCCGACGGGCAAGGTCCTGGCGACCGACCTCGACACCTCCCTGCTGACGGCGGTGGCCCGCCCGCCGGTCGAGGTACGGGTCCACGACCTCGGCACCGAGGAACCGCCGATGGACGGTTTCGACCTGGTGCACGCCCGGCTCGTGCTGGTCCATGTGCCGGACCGGGAGCGGGCCCTGCGGTCGATGGTCGCGTCACTGCGCCCGGGCGGACGGATCCTGATCGAGGACGGCGACCCCGCTCTCCAGCCCCTCCTGTGCCCCGACGAGTACGGTCCCGAACAGCAGTTGGCGAACCGGCTGCGGCACGGCTTCCGCACGCTCCTCGCCGGCCGGGGCGCGGATCTGTCCTACGGCCGCAAGCTGCCGCGCCTGCTCCGCGAGGCCGGCTTGTCCCGGGTCGAGGCCGACGCCTATTTCCCCGTGACCTCACCCGACTGCGCGGCGCTGGAGACCGCGACGGTACGCCAGATCCGCGGCCGACTCGTCGAGGCGGACCTCGCGACCGACGAGGACATCGACCGTCACCTGGCGAACGTCGCCGCCGGCGGCATGGACCTCGCCACCGCCCCGCTGATCTCCGCGTGGGGACGCAAGGGGTAG
- a CDS encoding carbohydrate kinase family protein: MTPRPGGRDHGADDRGHGHDPDRTAATGPGTGAPAGGGPGDGRDRALLVVGDVVTDVVARYRGPLAPGTDTVSVVRTLPGGAGANVACWAARHGCADVRLLGRVGAESAAWHERELTACGVRPRLVVDPQAATGTVICLVDTDAAAERTFLTDSGAALRLGPADWSDALLDGVGRLHLSGYLLFSESGRALVRTASAAARARAVPVSLDPASAGFLVELGRDRFLSLVEGVDVLLPSRDEACLLTGRSDGEGAAAELSRLVPLVVSKQGADGALVARDGAVLARVPAAAAVPLDTTGAGDAFTGAFLAALLAGAGAESAAAEGCRAGARAVERVGGRPSVPGDDPAAPATAPAR; the protein is encoded by the coding sequence ATGACCCCGCGACCGGGCGGAAGGGACCACGGTGCCGACGACCGAGGCCACGGACACGACCCGGACCGGACCGCGGCGACGGGGCCGGGAACCGGGGCGCCCGCGGGCGGCGGGCCCGGGGACGGGCGGGACCGGGCCCTGCTTGTCGTCGGGGACGTCGTCACGGACGTCGTCGCGCGCTACCGGGGGCCGCTGGCGCCGGGGACGGACACGGTCTCCGTGGTCAGGACCCTGCCGGGCGGCGCGGGCGCCAACGTGGCGTGTTGGGCGGCCCGTCACGGGTGTGCGGACGTACGGCTCCTCGGCCGGGTGGGCGCGGAGTCGGCGGCGTGGCACGAGCGGGAGCTGACCGCCTGCGGGGTGCGGCCGCGGCTGGTCGTCGACCCGCAGGCCGCCACCGGCACGGTGATCTGTCTGGTGGACACCGACGCCGCGGCCGAGCGGACGTTCCTCACCGACAGCGGCGCCGCCCTGCGGCTCGGCCCCGCGGACTGGTCGGACGCGCTGCTGGACGGGGTCGGTCGACTGCATCTGTCGGGCTATCTGCTGTTCTCGGAGTCCGGGCGCGCCCTGGTGCGCACGGCGTCGGCGGCGGCACGCGCGCGTGCAGTGCCGGTGAGTCTCGATCCGGCCTCGGCGGGCTTCCTGGTGGAGTTGGGCAGGGACCGTTTCCTGTCCCTCGTCGAAGGGGTGGACGTGCTGCTGCCCAGTCGTGACGAGGCGTGTCTGCTGACCGGGCGGTCCGACGGGGAGGGCGCGGCGGCGGAACTGAGCCGCCTGGTCCCGCTGGTGGTGTCCAAGCAGGGGGCCGACGGCGCCCTGGTGGCCCGCGACGGCGCGGTGCTCGCCCGGGTCCCCGCCGCCGCGGCGGTACCGCTCGACACCACGGGCGCCGGTGACGCCTTCACGGGCGCGTTCCTCGCCGCGCTGCTGGCGGGCGCCGGCGCGGAGTCCGCGGCGGCCGAGGGGTGCCGGGCGGGGGCGCGCGCGGTGGAACGCGTGGGCGGCAGGCCATCGGTGCCCGGCGACGACCCGGCGGCGCCGGCCACGGCCCCCGCCCGCTGA
- a CDS encoding pseudouridine-5'-phosphate glycosidase produces the protein MVLVVSQEVRDAVDARQPVVALESTIISHGLPRPRNLQVARELEAAVREQGAVPATVAVLDGRPHVGLDDRQLVRVAEEDGFRKLGHRDLPLAVAAGASGATTVSATALLAARAGVRVFATGGLGGVHRQWTVTQDESADLGLLASTRITVVCAGVKSILDVPATLQRLETLGVAVAGYGTDRFPGFYLSDSGHPVDWTVDSPGQVADVMRAQDALGGPESALIVANPVPREEQLDPELHARVLADALRACDEAGVTGQGVTPFLLDHLVRHTDGASLSANLAAVRGNVRLAARIARAWAEA, from the coding sequence GTGGTGCTGGTGGTGTCGCAAGAGGTGCGGGACGCGGTCGACGCGCGTCAACCCGTGGTGGCCCTGGAGTCCACGATCATCTCGCACGGGCTGCCCCGCCCGCGCAACCTCCAGGTGGCGCGGGAGCTGGAGGCGGCCGTACGCGAGCAGGGAGCCGTGCCCGCGACCGTCGCCGTGCTGGACGGACGTCCCCATGTGGGCCTGGACGACCGGCAGCTCGTACGGGTGGCCGAGGAGGACGGTTTCCGCAAGCTGGGCCACCGCGACCTGCCGCTCGCCGTGGCCGCGGGGGCGAGCGGGGCGACCACGGTGTCGGCGACGGCGCTGCTGGCGGCGCGCGCGGGCGTGCGGGTGTTCGCCACGGGCGGGCTCGGCGGGGTGCACCGGCAGTGGACCGTCACCCAGGACGAGTCGGCCGACCTGGGGCTGCTGGCGAGCACCCGGATCACGGTGGTGTGCGCGGGCGTGAAGTCGATCCTGGACGTGCCGGCGACCCTGCAACGGCTGGAGACCCTGGGCGTCGCCGTCGCCGGGTACGGCACCGACCGCTTCCCCGGGTTCTACCTGTCCGACTCGGGCCACCCCGTGGACTGGACGGTGGACAGCCCCGGGCAGGTGGCCGATGTGATGCGGGCCCAGGACGCGCTCGGCGGGCCGGAGTCGGCGCTGATCGTCGCCAACCCGGTCCCCCGGGAGGAGCAACTCGATCCCGAGCTGCACGCGCGGGTGCTCGCCGACGCGCTGCGCGCCTGCGACGAGGCCGGTGTCACCGGCCAGGGCGTCACGCCGTTCCTGCTGGACCACCTCGTCCGGCACACCGACGGCGCGTCCCTGAGCGCCAACCTGGCGGCGGTGCGCGGCAATGTGCGGCTCGCGGCACGGATCGCGCGGGCGTGGGCCGAGGCATGA
- a CDS encoding VOC family protein — translation MTDHTTRLDHVVLWVRDPVAAADFYAKAVGLEPVRLREFEAGEEPFLSVRVNDEALLDLMPSAMAPRMTMLPGAVESAGHPVNHVCLALPRGDFDALRARLEERAVPVSEITHGSFGARGEAERSFYFRDPDGNVVEARHYD, via the coding sequence ATGACGGACCACACGACACGTCTGGACCACGTCGTCCTCTGGGTGCGCGACCCGGTGGCCGCCGCCGACTTCTACGCGAAGGCCGTCGGTCTGGAGCCGGTCAGGCTCCGCGAGTTCGAGGCCGGCGAGGAACCGTTCTTGTCGGTGCGCGTCAACGACGAGGCGCTCCTCGACCTCATGCCGTCGGCGATGGCGCCGCGGATGACGATGCTCCCCGGGGCCGTCGAGAGCGCCGGGCATCCCGTGAACCACGTCTGCCTCGCCCTGCCACGGGGCGACTTCGACGCGCTGCGCGCCCGGCTGGAGGAACGCGCCGTCCCCGTCTCGGAGATCACCCACGGTTCCTTCGGAGCCAGGGGCGAGGCCGAGCGCAGCTTCTACTTCCGCGACCCGGACGGCAACGTCGTCGAGGCCCGGCACTACGACTGA
- a CDS encoding MFS transporter, whose protein sequence is MTAAGRVRSAPVDAASLPALRRRTTAVLVASQILGGLGVATGIALAAVLARQVSGTEALSGLAPTATVAGTAVLSMPMAAVMNARGRRPGLVLAYLVGALGAGVVVVAARAGNFPLLLCGMALFGAASSANLQARFAAADLAEPDGRARALANVVWATTVGAVLGPNIAAPAGRSVAGLGIPAAAGPFLWAAAIFVVAAVVVAVLLRPDPLLTARALAPEEDRSPQARSLRAGLAAIAASPRARLALVTVAVSHTTMVSVMSMTPLDLAHHGAGIDLIGLVISGHIAGMYAFAPLMGRLADRVGRLSVAGLAAGLLALALFLAGTAGGSHGRTALGLFVLGLGWSAGLVSGSALLTDSVPQSARAAAQGLCDLTMNTSAGVGGAIAGLVVAGAGYAWLNAAAAGLLVPLAALVLLTRHRDGAGDGAAATTDGPAGVRQS, encoded by the coding sequence GTGACCGCCGCCGGGCGCGTCCGCTCGGCGCCCGTCGACGCCGCTTCCCTGCCCGCCCTGCGCCGCCGTACGACCGCGGTGCTCGTCGCGAGCCAGATCCTGGGCGGCCTCGGGGTCGCCACCGGCATCGCGCTGGCCGCCGTACTGGCCCGGCAGGTCAGCGGCACCGAGGCGCTGTCCGGGCTCGCGCCCACCGCGACCGTCGCCGGGACCGCCGTGCTGTCGATGCCGATGGCCGCGGTGATGAACGCGCGCGGGCGCCGGCCGGGCCTGGTGCTGGCCTATCTCGTGGGCGCCCTGGGCGCCGGTGTCGTCGTGGTGGCGGCCCGCGCCGGGAACTTCCCGCTGCTGCTGTGCGGCATGGCCCTGTTCGGCGCCGCCTCCTCGGCGAACCTCCAGGCGCGGTTCGCCGCCGCCGACCTGGCCGAACCGGACGGGCGGGCCCGGGCCCTGGCGAACGTGGTGTGGGCGACCACCGTCGGAGCGGTGCTGGGCCCGAACATCGCCGCTCCGGCCGGCCGCAGCGTCGCCGGACTCGGGATCCCTGCGGCGGCCGGCCCGTTCCTGTGGGCGGCCGCGATCTTCGTCGTCGCGGCCGTCGTGGTGGCCGTGCTGCTGCGGCCCGACCCGCTGCTGACGGCCCGCGCGCTCGCCCCCGAGGAGGACCGGTCGCCGCAGGCCCGTTCCCTGCGCGCCGGTCTGGCCGCGATCGCCGCCTCGCCCCGCGCGCGGCTCGCGCTGGTGACGGTGGCCGTGTCGCACACGACGATGGTGTCGGTCATGTCGATGACCCCGCTCGACCTCGCCCACCACGGCGCGGGCATCGATCTGATCGGGCTCGTCATCAGCGGGCACATCGCCGGCATGTACGCGTTCGCCCCGTTGATGGGCCGGCTGGCGGACCGGGTGGGGCGGCTCTCGGTGGCGGGGCTCGCGGCCGGGCTCCTCGCGCTGGCGCTGTTCCTGGCGGGGACGGCGGGCGGCAGCCACGGACGGACCGCCCTCGGCCTGTTCGTGCTGGGCCTGGGCTGGTCGGCCGGGCTCGTCTCGGGTTCCGCGCTGCTCACGGACTCGGTGCCGCAGTCGGCGCGGGCCGCCGCCCAGGGGCTCTGCGACCTCACCATGAACACCTCGGCGGGGGTCGGCGGGGCGATCGCCGGGCTCGTGGTCGCCGGGGCGGGCTATGCCTGGCTCAACGCCGCCGCGGCCGGTCTGCTCGTCCCGCTGGCCGCCCTGGTCCTGCTCACCCGGCACCGCGACGGGGCCGGGGACGGCGCCGCAGCCACCACGGACGGCCCCGCGGGGGTACGTCAGTCGTAG
- a CDS encoding methylated-DNA--[protein]-cysteine S-methyltransferase — translation MDSHGHNEQRVVWAVVGTDIGPLLLAATDGGLLNVVFHATEPVRDQALARLSARLGTEPVEAPGSPLLAEAIRQVEEYFRGTRRDFDLPLDWSLISGFNRQVLRELASGVPFGAVVGYGDLAKRVGQPSAAQAVGTAMGANPLPVVVPCHRVVESNGRIGGFGGGLETKRQLLALEGVLPEPLF, via the coding sequence ATGGACAGCCATGGGCACAACGAGCAGCGGGTCGTATGGGCCGTCGTCGGCACCGACATCGGCCCCCTGCTGCTGGCCGCGACGGACGGGGGCCTGCTCAACGTCGTGTTCCACGCCACCGAGCCGGTGCGCGACCAGGCGCTCGCCCGGTTGTCGGCCCGGCTGGGCACGGAGCCCGTCGAGGCGCCCGGCTCCCCGTTGCTCGCCGAGGCGATACGGCAGGTGGAGGAGTACTTCCGCGGCACGCGGCGCGACTTCGACCTGCCGCTGGACTGGTCGCTGATCTCCGGCTTCAACCGGCAGGTGCTGCGCGAGCTCGCCTCCGGTGTCCCGTTCGGGGCGGTCGTCGGTTACGGCGATCTCGCGAAGCGGGTGGGGCAGCCGTCGGCGGCTCAGGCGGTGGGGACGGCGATGGGCGCCAACCCGCTGCCAGTCGTCGTGCCCTGCCACCGGGTCGTCGAGAGCAACGGCCGTATCGGCGGCTTCGGGGGCGGCTTGGAGACCAAGCGGCAGCTGCTCGCGCTGGAAGGCGTACTACCCGAGCCGCTGTTCTGA
- a CDS encoding glycerophosphodiester phosphodiesterase encodes MHARVVAVVATTTAVLGTVALLLPGPDARAGSALRPSVVAHRGASARAPENTLEAVDAAAALGVSWVENDVQRTSDGVLVVIHDESLRRTTDAEEVFPGRAPWKVRDFTAAEIARLDAGSWFGAAYAGARVPTLEEYLDRVERHHQKLLLEVKNPELYPGIERETLKLLGNEGWLDRRHLANRLIVQSFSADSLRTVHDLEPAVRTGLLGMPALADLPRFAQFADLVNPSHTSLSSSYVSAVHALTGPHGTTVKVFTWTVDDAATARAVAGYGVDGVITDEPDLVRHALYGY; translated from the coding sequence ATGCACGCACGCGTAGTTGCCGTTGTCGCCACGACCACCGCGGTGCTCGGCACCGTCGCCCTCCTGCTCCCCGGTCCCGACGCGCGCGCGGGCAGCGCCCTGCGGCCGTCCGTGGTCGCCCACCGGGGCGCCTCCGCCCGCGCCCCCGAGAACACCCTGGAAGCCGTCGACGCCGCGGCCGCGCTGGGCGTCTCCTGGGTCGAGAACGACGTCCAGCGCACCAGCGACGGCGTACTGGTGGTGATCCACGACGAGAGCCTCCGGCGGACGACGGACGCCGAGGAGGTCTTTCCCGGGCGCGCTCCCTGGAAGGTCCGGGACTTCACCGCGGCCGAGATCGCCCGCCTCGACGCGGGGAGCTGGTTCGGCGCCGCGTACGCCGGGGCGCGCGTGCCGACGCTGGAGGAGTACCTCGACCGGGTCGAGCGACACCACCAGAAGCTGCTCCTGGAGGTGAAGAACCCCGAGCTGTATCCGGGGATCGAGCGGGAGACCCTCAAGCTGCTGGGCAACGAGGGCTGGCTGGACCGGCGGCACCTCGCGAACCGGCTGATCGTGCAGAGTTTCAGCGCCGACAGCCTGCGGACCGTCCACGACCTGGAACCGGCCGTGAGGACCGGTCTGCTCGGCATGCCGGCCCTCGCCGACCTGCCCCGCTTCGCACAGTTCGCCGACCTGGTCAATCCCTCGCACACCTCCCTGTCGTCGTCGTACGTCTCCGCCGTGCACGCCCTGACCGGACCGCACGGCACGACGGTGAAGGTGTTCACCTGGACCGTCGACGACGCGGCGACCGCCCGGGCCGTCGCCGGGTACGGCGTGGACGGCGTGATCACCGACGAGCCCGACCTGGTGCGGCACGCCCTGTACGGATACTGA
- a CDS encoding MHYT domain-containing protein, whose protein sequence is MHGTVDGFSYGLVTPVVAYLMACLGGALGLRCTTRALLVAQSWRPGWLALGSAAIGSGIWTMHFIAMIGFTVDGAPIHYDKPMTYASLGVAIVMVGVGIFIVGYRGATGTAVFTGGTITGLGIASMHYLGMAGMHFSGTFEYNTLTVAASVAIAMAAATAALWAAGQVRGFLWSVGASLVMGLAVTGMHYTGMAALSVHLHAGEPTAGDSPAALLAPMLVGPLAFLCLAGAVVVFDPLMVAGGPDRTPAEHKPGVPAHTPARRPSRRPGLRDRRQVTHGGSRAPQNR, encoded by the coding sequence ATGCACGGCACGGTCGACGGTTTCAGCTACGGACTCGTCACACCGGTGGTGGCCTATCTCATGGCCTGTCTCGGCGGTGCCCTCGGACTGCGCTGCACCACCAGAGCCCTGCTCGTCGCCCAGTCCTGGCGCCCGGGGTGGCTCGCCCTGGGCTCGGCGGCGATCGGCTCCGGCATCTGGACCATGCACTTCATCGCGATGATCGGCTTCACCGTCGACGGCGCCCCGATCCACTACGACAAGCCGATGACCTACGCGAGCCTCGGTGTGGCCATCGTCATGGTGGGCGTGGGGATCTTCATCGTCGGCTACCGCGGCGCGACCGGGACCGCGGTCTTCACCGGCGGCACCATCACCGGCCTGGGCATCGCGTCCATGCACTACCTGGGCATGGCGGGGATGCACTTCAGCGGGACCTTCGAGTACAACACCCTGACCGTCGCCGCCTCCGTCGCCATCGCCATGGCCGCCGCCACCGCCGCCCTGTGGGCCGCCGGGCAGGTCAGGGGCTTCCTGTGGAGCGTGGGCGCCAGCCTGGTCATGGGGCTGGCCGTGACCGGCATGCACTACACCGGCATGGCGGCCCTGAGCGTCCACCTCCACGCGGGCGAGCCGACCGCGGGCGATTCCCCCGCCGCCCTCCTCGCCCCCATGCTTGTCGGCCCCCTCGCCTTCCTCTGCCTCGCGGGCGCCGTCGTCGTGTTCGACCCGCTCATGGTCGCGGGCGGGCCGGACCGGACCCCCGCCGAGCACAAGCCCGGCGTCCCCGCGCACACCCCCGCGCGGCGCCCGTCGCGCAGGCCCGGCCTCCGCGACCGCCGGCAGGTGACGCACGGCGGGTCGCGGGCCCCGCAGAACCGCTGA